The [Clostridium] celerecrescens 18A genomic sequence AATCATTGAAACTCCATACAAACTGAAAGATCGTGCAGCTTATCAGTGCCGGTTTCAATGCAGGGAGCAGAATCATCGTTAAAATTCCAAAAGAGTTGCAGCCATCAATCGTCGCCGCCTCATCCAAATACGTCGGTATGGAACGCATAAACTGGATCAGCATAAATACGAAGAACGGTTCGTTGGCAAATACGGTCGGTGCTACCAACGGTACATATGTATTTAAAAGTCCAAGGTTTTTCCATAAAATATACAGCGGTATCCTGGTTACGACTGAGGGTAAAAACATAGTCGCCATAAGTATGGAGAAACATATCTTTTTTAAAGGAAAATTAAATCTGGCAAATCCATACGCCACCAGTGTACTCGATATCAGGCAAAACAGTATCTTAGGTATCACAAAACTGAATGTGTTTAAGAAAAACGTGGTAAACGTAAATTTCGTTCTTGTTTTCCAGCCATTGATATAAGGGGTAAAGTCTATTTTGCTCGGTATAAAATTTATTGACGTAAATATCTCATTGTTCGTCTTAAATGTAGCTCCCACAAGCCAGATGATGGGATAAATCATAACGAGGGCCACTGCCGTAAGTAAGGTATATCTGAAAGCAGCATTAATTATGTACTTTCTTCTTCTGCGTCTTTCGACTTCACTGATCAAAATTGTCCGTGCCATGTTATTCCCCCTTATCCGAATAAAATACCCAGCGATCCTGGGTAGCAAATAACACTACCGTAACAGATACGATGATGAGAAACAGTACCCAGCTGGCAGCGCTTGCATAACCCATGTTGAAAAGCTGGAAAGCATTGTCATATATAAACATAGAGGTAAGGTAAGTGGAATTTAAAGGGCCTTTCTTCGTGATAAGGTAAGGTCCGTTGAATTCCTGGAAAGCATTGACCAGCTGCATGACCAAATTGAAGAAAATCGTAGGTGTGATCAATGGAATCGTGATCTTGAAAAACGAATATGACTTCGTAGCTCCGTCCACACTTGCGGCCTCGTAGAGATCTTGGGGTACATCTTTAAGAGCCGCCAGGAATATCAGCATAGCTGATCCGAACTGCCAGACTTTTAAAAGAACAATAACAGCCATAGCTCCGGCTGCAGAAGACAACCATTTTACAGGAC encodes the following:
- a CDS encoding carbohydrate ABC transporter permease — its product is MARTILISEVERRRRRKYIINAAFRYTLLTAVALVMIYPIIWLVGATFKTNNEIFTSINFIPSKIDFTPYINGWKTRTKFTFTTFFLNTFSFVIPKILFCLISSTLVAYGFARFNFPLKKICFSILMATMFLPSVVTRIPLYILWKNLGLLNTYVPLVAPTVFANEPFFVFMLIQFMRSIPTYLDEAATIDGCNSFGILTMILLPALKPALISCTIFQFVWSFNDFLGPLIYVTSLAKYPVSLALKMSIDQSSGIVEWNQILAMSFLALLPALILFFCCQKYFVEGVTSSGVKG
- a CDS encoding carbohydrate ABC transporter permease — protein: MVFLTLYPFINALFISFTDYNLVREPNFIGFANYAKLFKDKDFLGTLRQTLKYTVITVPLQLAFALFIAFILNFKLKAINFYRTAYYVPSLLGGNVAVAVLWRFLFQQDGFVNHFLGIFGVSPVKWLSSAAGAMAVIVLLKVWQFGSAMLIFLAALKDVPQDLYEAASVDGATKSYSFFKITIPLITPTIFFNLVMQLVNAFQEFNGPYLITKKGPLNSTYLTSMFIYDNAFQLFNMGYASAASWVLFLIIVSVTVVLFATQDRWVFYSDKGE